One Marinibacterium anthonyi genomic region harbors:
- the xylB_1 gene encoding Xylulose kinase, with product MYLGVDLGTSGLRAILTDETGAVRAEADAAFTVAHPHPGWSEQDPADWIAACQATVAAIRARAPEDFAQLKGIGLSGHMHGATLLDAGDAVLRPCILWNDTRSITQAAALDAADGMRQITGNIVFPGFTAPKLLWVRDNEPKVFEKVAKVLLPKDYLRLWLTGEHISDLSDSAGTAWLDVGRREWSDTALGLGDMRRDQMPALIEGAAPGGTLRAALLSEWGLCGPVIVAGGAGDNAAAACGIGALGEGTGFVSLGTSGVLMTGRDRYAPDPASAVHSFCHAVPGRWYQMGVILAATDSLNWLSRNLREKPADLSAALPDTAKGPSRLMFLPYLSGERTPHNDSTIRGAFTGIDVAMGRADLAQAVMEGVGFALRDSLEALAGTGARLDTLWAVGGGARSRFWLTTLANILNLPLCVPAGSELGAAMGAARLAICAQSGAAPDVVMTQPRAGEVIEPDAHKTAAYDAAYDRYTGLYPALKNLG from the coding sequence ATGTATCTGGGAGTGGATCTCGGCACCTCGGGATTGAGGGCAATTCTTACCGACGAGACCGGCGCCGTCCGGGCCGAGGCCGATGCCGCCTTCACGGTCGCGCATCCGCATCCCGGCTGGTCCGAACAGGACCCGGCCGACTGGATCGCGGCCTGCCAGGCGACGGTGGCGGCGATCCGCGCCAGGGCGCCGGAGGACTTCGCGCAGCTGAAGGGCATCGGCCTGTCGGGCCACATGCACGGCGCGACCCTTCTGGACGCGGGGGATGCGGTCCTGCGCCCCTGCATCCTGTGGAACGACACCCGTTCCATCACCCAGGCGGCAGCGTTGGACGCGGCGGACGGGATGCGCCAGATCACCGGCAACATCGTCTTTCCGGGCTTCACCGCGCCGAAGCTCCTTTGGGTCCGGGATAACGAACCGAAGGTCTTCGAGAAGGTGGCCAAGGTCCTTCTGCCCAAGGACTACCTGCGGCTCTGGCTCACCGGCGAACACATCTCGGACCTGTCCGACAGCGCGGGAACGGCCTGGCTCGATGTGGGCCGGCGGGAGTGGTCCGACACCGCGCTGGGGCTTGGGGACATGCGCCGCGACCAGATGCCAGCGCTGATCGAAGGGGCGGCCCCCGGCGGCACGCTGCGCGCCGCGCTCCTTTCCGAATGGGGTCTTTGCGGACCGGTGATCGTCGCGGGGGGCGCGGGGGACAATGCCGCCGCCGCCTGCGGCATCGGTGCCCTCGGCGAAGGCACCGGTTTCGTATCGCTTGGAACCTCCGGCGTTCTCATGACCGGCCGGGACCGCTACGCGCCCGATCCGGCCTCGGCGGTGCACAGCTTCTGCCACGCGGTTCCGGGTCGCTGGTACCAGATGGGTGTGATCCTGGCCGCCACCGACAGCCTGAACTGGCTGTCGCGCAACCTGCGGGAAAAACCGGCGGACCTGTCCGCCGCCTTGCCCGATACGGCGAAAGGCCCCTCGCGGCTGATGTTCCTGCCCTACCTGTCGGGAGAACGGACGCCCCACAATGACAGCACCATCCGGGGCGCCTTCACCGGCATCGACGTCGCAATGGGGCGTGCGGATCTTGCCCAGGCGGTGATGGAAGGCGTGGGCTTCGCGCTGCGGGACAGTCTCGAGGCGCTCGCGGGCACCGGCGCGCGCCTCGACACGCTTTGGGCGGTGGGTGGGGGCGCGCGCTCGCGTTTCTGGCTCACGACGCTGGCGAACATCCTGAACCTGCCGCTCTGCGTGCCCGCAGGCAGCGAACTCGGGGCCGCGATGGGGGCTGCCCGTCTTGCCATCTGCGCGCAAAGCGGTGCCGCGCCGGATGTCGTGATGACCCAACCCCGGGCCGGCGAGGTGATCGAGCCGGATGCGCATAAGACGGCGGCCTACGATGCCGCCTATGACCGCTATACGGGCTTGTACCCGGCCTTGAAGAACCTGGGGTGA
- the mro gene encoding Aldose 1-epimerase precursor: protein MPETADMSLALLSLGAITRGWWRGNTPLILGCDNPQAYLEGWCFMGAIVGRIANRDLGAAFDLGGKRHGPKENVGPNQLHGGPGGLWNRSWTVEGAGPTKARLSCRSLDGEGDDPGAVEVVLSVTRGTDSLTCGMGTRPDRPTPLTLARHTHYCFGEAADALSLQVHAASVPEIDDALFPPGEILPLSGTPLDLRNGAAPDAVGQRSTVSDFSARRLDNCGCAA, encoded by the coding sequence GTGCCCGAGACCGCAGACATGAGCCTCGCCCTGCTGTCTCTCGGGGCGATCACCCGGGGCTGGTGGCGTGGCAACACCCCCCTGATCCTCGGCTGCGATAACCCCCAGGCCTACCTGGAAGGCTGGTGTTTCATGGGCGCAATCGTCGGGCGCATCGCGAACCGCGACTTGGGCGCCGCCTTTGATCTCGGCGGGAAACGGCACGGTCCGAAGGAGAACGTAGGCCCGAACCAGCTGCATGGCGGTCCGGGCGGGCTCTGGAACCGCTCCTGGACGGTCGAAGGCGCAGGGCCGACCAAGGCGCGCCTTTCCTGTCGCTCTTTGGATGGCGAAGGCGATGACCCGGGTGCGGTGGAGGTTGTGCTGTCCGTGACCCGCGGGACCGACAGCCTGACCTGCGGGATGGGAACGCGGCCGGACCGTCCGACGCCCCTGACCTTGGCCCGGCACACCCATTATTGCTTTGGAGAGGCGGCGGATGCGCTATCCTTGCAGGTGCATGCCGCTTCTGTTCCGGAGATCGACGACGCCTTGTTCCCGCCCGGTGAAATCCTGCCCCTGTCCGGCACGCCTCTGGACCTGCGCAACGGCGCCGCGCCGGATGCGGTGGGGCAAAGATCGACCGTGTCTGACTTTTCGGCGCGGCGCCTGGACAACTGCGGGTGTGCCGCATGA
- a CDS encoding ASPIC and UnbV: MLHEGLVFLALPGLLALPGVALADPVQPRFQPVAVAPHVYDGGWEHFVGGGVAAFDCDGDALPELYAAGGSTPATLYRNRSGGGVAFTADTPAALAMTGVTGAYPLDIDGDGVLDLAVLRVGEDRLLRGLGACAFEPFGAGLGFTSGDHWTTAFSATWETGQSLPTLAFGTYVDRTDPDGPFQACDTTLLYRPRGESYGPPLRLEPGFCALSMLFSDWLRTGVADLRISNDRHYYVRGGQEQMWKMAETPRLYTEDEGWRPYALWGMGIASRDLTGDGFPEVYLTSMGDQKFQVFDPATGGPTWVDATYERGTTAHRPHAGGDGRPSTGWHAAFGDVNNDGRDDIFVAKGNVEQMPDAAMDDPNSLLVQTATGDFEERSVEAGIATMARSRGAALADFDNDGRLDLAVVNRRAPLEVFANATEAGNWLLVQVAGRGRNTGAVGAVIEVRTGDSVQTREITVGGGHAGGHAGLQHFGLGTAEAAELRMIWPDGGTTPWQEVPANRILRAAQ; this comes from the coding sequence ATGCTGCATGAGGGTCTTGTCTTCCTTGCGCTGCCCGGCTTGCTTGCGCTGCCCGGCGTCGCGCTGGCCGACCCGGTCCAGCCGAGGTTCCAGCCGGTGGCGGTCGCACCGCATGTCTACGATGGCGGGTGGGAGCATTTCGTCGGCGGCGGTGTCGCGGCCTTCGATTGTGACGGCGACGCGCTGCCGGAACTCTATGCGGCGGGCGGATCGACCCCCGCGACGCTCTACCGAAACCGCTCGGGCGGCGGCGTCGCCTTCACCGCCGATACCCCTGCCGCGCTGGCCATGACCGGCGTGACCGGGGCCTATCCGCTCGACATCGACGGGGACGGCGTGCTTGACCTCGCGGTCCTGCGTGTCGGCGAAGACAGGCTCCTGCGCGGCCTCGGCGCCTGCGCGTTCGAGCCGTTCGGCGCCGGTCTCGGTTTCACGTCGGGCGATCACTGGACGACCGCGTTCTCGGCCACCTGGGAAACGGGACAGAGCCTCCCGACCCTGGCCTTCGGCACCTATGTCGACCGCACCGACCCCGATGGCCCGTTCCAGGCCTGCGACACCACCCTGCTCTACCGGCCCCGGGGCGAAAGCTACGGACCGCCGCTTCGGCTTGAGCCGGGGTTCTGCGCGCTCTCGATGCTGTTCAGCGACTGGCTGCGGACGGGGGTCGCCGATCTGCGCATCTCGAACGACCGGCATTACTACGTGCGCGGCGGGCAGGAACAGATGTGGAAGATGGCGGAAACACCGCGTCTTTACACCGAAGACGAGGGCTGGCGCCCCTATGCGCTCTGGGGGATGGGGATCGCGTCGCGCGACCTGACCGGAGACGGCTTCCCGGAGGTCTACCTGACCTCGATGGGCGACCAGAAATTCCAGGTCTTCGACCCCGCCACCGGCGGGCCGACCTGGGTGGACGCAACCTATGAAAGGGGCACGACGGCACACCGGCCGCATGCGGGCGGTGACGGGCGCCCCTCGACCGGCTGGCACGCGGCGTTCGGCGACGTGAACAATGACGGGCGTGACGACATCTTCGTGGCGAAGGGCAATGTCGAACAGATGCCCGATGCTGCAATGGACGATCCCAATTCGCTGCTGGTCCAGACCGCCACCGGCGATTTCGAGGAACGGTCGGTCGAGGCAGGTATCGCCACCATGGCCCGCTCGCGCGGGGCGGCGCTTGCGGATTTCGACAATGACGGGCGTCTGGACCTGGCCGTGGTGAACCGGCGCGCGCCGCTGGAGGTGTTCGCGAATGCGACAGAGGCGGGAAACTGGCTTCTCGTGCAGGTCGCGGGCCGGGGGCGCAACACGGGCGCGGTGGGCGCGGTGATCGAGGTCAGGACCGGGGACAGCGTCCAGACGCGCGAGATCACGGTCGGCGGCGGCCACGCCGGTGGCCACGCGGGGCTTCAGCACTTCGGACTGGGGACAGCGGAGGCCGCGGAACTGCGCATGATCTGGCCGGATGGCGGGACAACGCCATGGCAGGAGGTGCCCGCGAACCGGATCCTGCGGGCGGCGCAATAA
- the xylA gene encoding Xylose isomerase, whose translation MTDFFAGIPKLRYEGPDSTNPLAFRHYDPDRIVMGKRMEDHLRFAVAYWHSFAWEGGDPFGGQTFLRPWHPQDDMSRARMKADVAFEMFDILNAPFFCWHDADIRPEQGDFARNFATLEEITDYIGEKMEASRTRLLWGTANMFSHRRWMSGAATNPDPDVFAFAAATVKSCMDATHKLGGANYVLWGGREGYETLLNTDLGQELDHMGRFLNMVVDYKHKIGFKGMILVEPKPQEPSKHQYDFDVATCIGFLRKYGLEGEVKLNIEQGHAILAGHSFEHELALAASEGMLGSIDMNRNDYQSGWDTDQFPNNVPEVALAYYHVLKSGGFTTGGTNFDAKIRRQSIDAEDLIAAHVGGMDICARGLLAAAAMLEAGGLETALVDRYAGWATPEARAMLDSDLATITQRVLDEGINPEPRSGRQEILENYVNRFV comes from the coding sequence ATGACGGACTTTTTCGCCGGCATTCCGAAACTGCGCTATGAAGGTCCGGACAGCACCAACCCGCTGGCCTTCCGGCACTACGATCCGGACAGGATCGTCATGGGCAAGCGGATGGAGGATCACCTCCGCTTTGCCGTCGCATACTGGCATTCCTTCGCCTGGGAGGGCGGAGACCCCTTCGGCGGGCAGACCTTCCTTCGCCCCTGGCATCCGCAGGACGACATGTCCCGCGCCAGGATGAAGGCCGACGTGGCCTTCGAGATGTTCGATATCCTGAACGCGCCGTTCTTCTGCTGGCACGATGCGGACATCCGGCCAGAACAGGGCGATTTCGCCCGCAACTTCGCCACGCTCGAGGAGATCACCGACTATATCGGCGAGAAGATGGAAGCCTCGCGCACCCGTCTCCTCTGGGGCACGGCCAACATGTTCAGCCACCGCCGCTGGATGTCCGGTGCCGCGACCAATCCAGACCCCGACGTCTTTGCCTTTGCCGCGGCCACGGTGAAGTCCTGCATGGACGCGACCCACAAGCTGGGGGGCGCGAACTACGTGCTCTGGGGCGGGCGCGAGGGCTACGAGACGCTGCTCAACACCGATCTGGGGCAGGAGCTGGACCATATGGGCCGCTTCCTGAACATGGTCGTCGACTACAAGCACAAGATCGGTTTCAAGGGCATGATCCTGGTCGAGCCGAAGCCGCAGGAACCCTCCAAGCACCAGTACGATTTCGACGTCGCCACCTGCATCGGCTTCCTGCGCAAGTACGGGCTGGAGGGCGAGGTGAAGCTGAATATCGAACAGGGCCATGCCATCCTTGCCGGCCATTCCTTCGAACACGAGCTGGCGCTGGCCGCGTCCGAGGGGATGCTTGGGTCCATCGACATGAACCGCAACGACTACCAGTCGGGCTGGGACACGGACCAGTTCCCGAACAACGTGCCCGAAGTGGCGCTGGCCTATTACCACGTGCTGAAATCCGGCGGCTTCACCACCGGCGGCACCAATTTCGACGCCAAGATCCGCCGTCAGTCCATCGACGCCGAGGACCTGATCGCGGCCCATGTCGGTGGCATGGACATCTGCGCGCGCGGCCTTCTGGCCGCCGCCGCGATGCTCGAGGCTGGCGGGCTGGAGACGGCGCTGGTCGATCGCTATGCCGGTTGGGCCACGCCCGAGGCCAGGGCGATGCTGGACAGCGATCTGGCCACGATCACGCAGCGCGTGCTGGACGAGGGGATCAATCCCGAGCCGCGCTCGGGGCGTCAGGAGATCCTCGAGAACTACGTCAACCGCTTCGTCTGA
- the rbsA_5 gene encoding Ribose import ATP-binding protein RbsA, whose product MVDPSGTPLVEMRDVSVSFGGIKAVDHVSIDLYPGEVVGLLGHNGAGKSTLIKCLSGAYRMDAGEIRIDGQRVDIHNPRDARRYNIETIYQTLALADNLDAASNLFLGRELVSPLGFVNDAQMEAETRKIMGRLNPNFRKFKDPVKALSGGQRQSVAIARAVYFNARILIMDEPTAALGPQETQMVAELINQLKAQGIGIFLIEHDVHSVMNLCDRASVMKNGQLVGTVNVAEVTDEDILGMIILGKKPGGQG is encoded by the coding sequence ATGGTTGACCCGAGTGGAACACCCCTGGTCGAGATGCGCGATGTCTCGGTCTCGTTCGGCGGAATAAAGGCGGTCGATCACGTTTCGATCGACCTCTATCCCGGCGAGGTCGTGGGCCTTCTGGGCCATAACGGCGCGGGCAAGTCGACGCTGATCAAGTGCCTCTCGGGGGCCTACCGGATGGATGCGGGCGAAATCCGGATCGACGGGCAGCGGGTCGACATCCATAACCCGCGCGACGCGCGACGCTACAACATCGAGACGATCTACCAGACCCTTGCCCTGGCCGACAATCTCGACGCTGCCTCGAACCTGTTCCTGGGCCGGGAGCTTGTCTCGCCGCTGGGCTTCGTGAACGACGCCCAGATGGAGGCCGAGACGCGCAAGATCATGGGCCGGCTCAACCCGAACTTCCGCAAGTTCAAGGACCCGGTGAAGGCGCTCTCGGGCGGACAGCGACAGTCGGTGGCCATCGCCCGCGCGGTCTATTTCAACGCGCGCATCCTGATCATGGACGAGCCGACCGCCGCGCTTGGTCCGCAAGAGACGCAGATGGTGGCCGAGCTGATCAACCAGCTCAAGGCGCAGGGCATCGGCATCTTCCTGATCGAACACGACGTGCATTCGGTCATGAACCTTTGCGACCGTGCGTCGGTCATGAAGAACGGCCAGCTTGTCGGCACGGTGAACGTGGCCGAGGTGACGGACGAGGACATCCTGGGGATGATCATTCTCGGGAAGAAACCGGGGGGCCAGGGCTGA
- the nagC_1 gene encoding N-acetylglucosamine repressor yields the protein MADWIGQSGLDARGATQLRVLQCIRMAGEISRIDIARLLDSSPATVTAACGALLDAGLIREVQRAPSGPAQRGRPRVMLRIDGAAFHVAGMKIARHAILVMILDSRGEEIGTFSSPLAASQMPARTLLQEVRKALDAACQSCSLSVDQVAGVTLGLPGFVNGATGFMHWSSSVIERNVDFAPLFREYLPCPTFLDNDANLVAKAEHLFGAGRGLRNFLVVTVEHGVGMGIVLDGELYRGARGCGAEFGHTKVQIEGALCQCGQRGCLEAYVGDYAMVRDASTGHQGNGPTSIPEILEAARRGDTLAREVLERASQILGVALANLVNLFDPEHIVLARSRPPFGSRYPEIMLESLRRNTVQVDAPLPPITVRNLDETMWAKGAAAHGIELVSILRIRAQGVVDAA from the coding sequence ATGGCGGACTGGATCGGTCAGAGCGGGCTGGATGCGCGCGGGGCGACGCAGCTACGGGTGCTGCAATGCATCCGCATGGCGGGCGAGATCTCGCGGATCGACATCGCGCGCCTGCTCGACAGCAGCCCGGCAACGGTGACCGCCGCCTGCGGTGCGCTTCTGGACGCGGGCCTGATCCGCGAAGTCCAGCGCGCGCCCTCCGGTCCGGCGCAGCGCGGCCGCCCTCGGGTCATGCTCCGGATCGACGGCGCCGCCTTTCACGTCGCCGGGATGAAGATCGCGCGCCACGCGATCCTCGTGATGATCTTGGATTCCCGGGGCGAAGAGATCGGCACCTTTTCCTCGCCGCTCGCCGCGTCGCAGATGCCGGCCCGGACCCTTCTGCAAGAGGTGCGCAAGGCTCTCGACGCCGCCTGCCAAAGCTGCTCTCTGTCGGTCGATCAAGTCGCCGGCGTGACCCTCGGCCTGCCCGGCTTTGTCAACGGGGCCACCGGGTTCATGCACTGGTCCTCGTCGGTGATTGAGCGCAATGTCGACTTCGCCCCGCTGTTCCGCGAATACCTGCCCTGCCCGACCTTCCTCGACAACGACGCGAACCTCGTCGCCAAGGCGGAACACCTGTTCGGCGCCGGGCGGGGCCTGCGGAACTTCCTTGTCGTGACGGTGGAACATGGCGTCGGCATGGGCATCGTGCTTGATGGCGAACTCTATCGCGGCGCGCGCGGCTGCGGCGCCGAATTCGGCCATACCAAGGTGCAGATCGAAGGCGCCCTCTGCCAATGCGGCCAGCGCGGCTGTCTGGAGGCCTATGTCGGCGATTATGCCATGGTGCGGGACGCGTCGACCGGGCATCAGGGGAATGGGCCGACCTCGATCCCCGAGATCCTGGAGGCGGCCCGGCGGGGCGATACGCTGGCCAGGGAGGTCCTGGAGCGGGCCTCGCAAATTCTCGGCGTGGCTCTGGCGAACCTCGTCAACCTGTTCGACCCCGAGCATATCGTGCTGGCGCGGTCGCGCCCGCCTTTCGGCTCGCGCTACCCCGAGATCATGCTCGAGTCGCTGCGGCGCAACACGGTTCAGGTCGATGCGCCGCTGCCCCCGATCACCGTGCGCAACCTCGATGAAACGATGTGGGCCAAGGGGGCGGCCGCGCACGGGATCGAGCTGGTGTCGATCCTGCGGATCCGGGCACAGGGCGTCGTCGATGCTGCATGA
- the xylF gene encoding D-xylose-binding periplasmic protein precursor: MKLFATTAIAVLMATGAFAQTVGVSWSNFQEERWKTDEAAIKAALEAAGAEYVSADAQSSSSKQLSDVESLIAQGVDALIILAQDTQAVIPAVEAAANEGIPVIAYDRLIEDDRAFYLTFDNVEVGRMQARAVLEAQPTGNYVMIKGSPTDPNADFLRGGQQEVLQAAIDSGAITIVGEAYTDGWLPANAQRNMEQILTAQDNKVDAVVASNDGTAGGAVAALTAQGMEGIPVSGQDGDHAALNRIARGTQTVSVWKDARELGKRAGEIAVALAGGTAMADVEGAAEWASPTGTTLTAQFLEPVPVTAANLTVVVDAGWITQDALCQGVTAGPAPCN; encoded by the coding sequence ATGAAACTCTTCGCAACAACTGCGATCGCCGTGCTGATGGCAACCGGCGCCTTCGCGCAGACGGTTGGCGTAAGCTGGTCCAACTTCCAGGAAGAGCGCTGGAAGACCGATGAGGCCGCCATCAAGGCAGCCCTCGAGGCGGCCGGCGCGGAATACGTCTCGGCGGACGCGCAGTCGTCGTCGTCCAAGCAGCTTTCGGACGTCGAGTCGCTGATCGCGCAGGGCGTCGACGCGCTGATCATTCTTGCCCAGGACACGCAGGCGGTGATCCCCGCGGTCGAGGCGGCGGCGAACGAAGGCATCCCGGTCATCGCCTACGACCGGCTGATCGAAGACGACCGCGCCTTCTACCTGACCTTCGACAACGTCGAGGTCGGTCGGATGCAGGCCCGCGCCGTGCTCGAGGCGCAGCCGACCGGCAACTACGTGATGATCAAGGGCTCGCCCACCGACCCGAACGCGGACTTCCTGCGCGGCGGTCAGCAGGAGGTCTTGCAGGCCGCGATCGACAGCGGCGCCATCACCATCGTCGGCGAAGCCTACACGGACGGTTGGCTGCCCGCCAACGCGCAGCGCAACATGGAACAGATCCTGACCGCCCAGGACAACAAGGTCGATGCGGTCGTCGCCTCGAACGACGGCACCGCCGGCGGCGCCGTGGCGGCGCTGACCGCTCAGGGCATGGAAGGCATCCCGGTCTCGGGCCAGGACGGCGACCATGCCGCGCTGAACCGCATCGCGCGCGGGACGCAGACCGTTTCGGTCTGGAAGGACGCCCGCGAACTTGGCAAGCGCGCCGGAGAGATCGCCGTCGCGCTGGCAGGTGGCACGGCAATGGCGGACGTCGAGGGCGCGGCCGAGTGGGCTTCGCCCACGGGCACAACGCTGACCGCACAGTTCCTCGAACCGGTGCCCGTCACCGCCGCCAACCTGACGGTCGTGGTCGATGCCGGCTGGATCACGCAGGACGCGCTCTGCCAGGGCGTGACCGCCGGACCGGCGCCCTGCAACTGA
- the ccp gene encoding Cytochrome c551 peroxidase precursor, with translation MMRRLILPAIAAGVATAAMAQELGPRPVFPQVDPARAELGQLLFYDPILSGNRNVSCATCHHPDLGTSDGVSLAIGDGGIGLGPKRVIDKENPPEQRIPRNAPGLWNLGATEFTRFFHDGRLELDPSRPNGIRTPLGADMTAGFASPLAAQAMFPVLSGDEMAGHYSENDVSRLVRQGLLAQPGGAWDEIAARVAAIPAYREGFEAATPGEAITFAGIANVIADFIAFEWRADDSPFDRAMAGGPPLSPMARAGQDLFYGGAGCASCHAGWLQTDHDFHAIAVPQFGPGKAARFENHARDEGRIRVTGDPRDAFAFRTPSLRNVTLTAPYGHDGAFATLESMIRHHLDPVASLRSYDLGQAILPDLPGSRDDAVLASPGQIDAIAAANALAPMDLTDDEVAKLVAFLKALEDPAERLGVPETVPSGLPVSGP, from the coding sequence ATGATGCGCCGCCTCATCCTGCCCGCCATTGCGGCAGGTGTCGCGACCGCCGCGATGGCGCAGGAGCTCGGGCCGCGCCCCGTCTTCCCGCAGGTCGATCCCGCGCGCGCCGAACTGGGCCAGCTTCTGTTCTACGATCCGATCCTGTCGGGCAACCGGAACGTCAGCTGCGCCACGTGTCACCATCCGGATCTGGGGACGTCGGACGGCGTGTCGCTGGCCATCGGGGACGGGGGCATCGGGCTTGGCCCGAAGCGGGTGATCGACAAGGAAAACCCGCCCGAGCAGCGCATTCCCCGCAACGCACCCGGCCTTTGGAACCTGGGGGCCACGGAATTCACGCGGTTCTTCCACGATGGCCGGCTTGAACTCGACCCGTCCCGACCGAACGGCATCCGGACACCGCTGGGCGCGGACATGACCGCGGGCTTCGCTTCGCCACTTGCGGCGCAGGCCATGTTCCCGGTCCTGTCGGGCGATGAAATGGCCGGACATTATTCCGAAAACGACGTCAGCAGGCTGGTGCGGCAGGGGCTGCTGGCACAGCCGGGCGGCGCCTGGGACGAGATCGCCGCGCGCGTCGCCGCCATCCCCGCCTATCGCGAAGGCTTCGAGGCCGCGACGCCCGGAGAGGCGATCACATTCGCCGGTATCGCGAACGTCATCGCGGATTTCATCGCCTTCGAATGGCGGGCCGACGACTCGCCCTTTGATCGGGCGATGGCCGGCGGACCGCCGCTGTCGCCAATGGCGCGGGCGGGGCAGGATCTGTTCTACGGCGGGGCGGGATGCGCCAGCTGCCACGCCGGGTGGCTTCAGACCGACCATGACTTCCACGCCATCGCGGTTCCGCAATTCGGTCCGGGCAAGGCGGCACGCTTCGAGAACCACGCCCGCGACGAGGGCCGTATCCGCGTGACCGGCGATCCCCGCGATGCCTTTGCCTTCCGGACCCCGTCCTTGCGCAACGTGACCCTGACCGCGCCTTACGGACACGACGGGGCCTTTGCGACGTTGGAATCGATGATCCGCCACCATCTCGACCCGGTGGCGTCGCTCCGGTCCTATGACCTCGGGCAGGCGATCCTGCCCGATCTTCCAGGCAGCCGCGACGATGCAGTGCTGGCTTCGCCAGGGCAGATCGACGCGATCGCGGCGGCCAACGCGCTGGCGCCGATGGATCTGACGGATGACGAGGTCGCGAAACTGGTGGCCTTTCTGAAGGCGCTCGAAGATCCCGCCGAAAGGCTCGGCGTGCCTGAAACCGTTCCCAGCGGACTGCCGGTAAGCGGCCCCTGA
- the xylH_2 gene encoding Xylose transport system permease protein XylH produces the protein MTEARASGASTGRKNIIRTLEFDTRLLGMVGAFLVVCIVFNVLTEGRFLTPRNVFNLTIQTVSVAIMATGMVFVIVTRHIDLSVGALLATCSAMMAITQTQFLPSLGIDYNTPLVAPVAILAGLITGAAIGAFHGWLVGYLAIPAFIVTLGGLLVWRNVAWYLTSGQTIGPLDDRFQMLGGIGGTLGETASWVFGLICVAAACVAIWQARRSRIRHEFPVKPVWAEITLMAIAGVLILGFIAMLNAYEVPTRVLERNFEARGAVMPEGYTEGYGIPYSVLILIAVAVTMTLVARRTRLGRYIFATGGNPDAAELSGINTRLLTVKVFTIMGVLCALAGVVASARLSFHSNDIGTLDELRVIAAAVIGGTALAGGIGTIYGAILGALIMQSLQSGMAMVGVDAPFQNIVVGAVLVLAVLIDIIYRKRTGDV, from the coding sequence ATGACAGAGGCCCGTGCCTCCGGCGCATCGACCGGTCGAAAGAACATCATCAGGACGCTGGAATTCGACACCCGCCTGCTTGGCATGGTGGGCGCCTTCCTCGTCGTTTGCATCGTGTTCAACGTCCTGACCGAAGGTCGTTTCCTGACGCCCCGCAACGTCTTCAACCTGACGATCCAGACCGTCAGCGTCGCGATCATGGCGACCGGCATGGTCTTCGTCATCGTCACCCGCCACATCGACCTGAGCGTCGGCGCGCTGCTGGCCACCTGTTCGGCGATGATGGCGATCACGCAGACCCAGTTCCTGCCGAGCCTCGGCATCGACTACAACACGCCGCTCGTGGCGCCTGTCGCGATCCTGGCCGGTCTGATCACCGGGGCCGCGATCGGCGCGTTCCACGGCTGGCTTGTCGGCTATCTCGCGATCCCGGCCTTCATCGTCACGCTGGGCGGACTGCTGGTCTGGCGCAACGTGGCCTGGTACCTGACCAGCGGCCAGACGATCGGCCCGCTTGACGACCGGTTCCAGATGCTCGGCGGCATCGGCGGCACCCTGGGCGAGACGGCAAGCTGGGTCTTCGGCCTGATCTGCGTGGCCGCGGCCTGCGTGGCGATCTGGCAGGCAAGGCGGTCGCGCATCCGCCACGAATTCCCGGTCAAGCCGGTCTGGGCCGAGATCACCCTCATGGCCATCGCCGGCGTCCTGATCCTGGGCTTCATCGCCATGCTCAACGCCTACGAGGTGCCGACCCGCGTGCTTGAGCGCAACTTCGAGGCGCGCGGCGCCGTCATGCCGGAGGGCTACACCGAGGGCTACGGCATCCCCTATTCGGTGCTGATCCTCATCGCCGTCGCGGTCACCATGACGTTGGTCGCCAGGCGCACCCGCCTGGGCCGCTACATCTTCGCCACCGGCGGCAACCCGGATGCGGCCGAACTGTCCGGGATCAACACGCGCCTGCTGACGGTCAAGGTCTTCACGATCATGGGCGTGCTGTGCGCGCTGGCCGGTGTCGTCGCCTCGGCGCGCCTGTCGTTCCACTCAAACGACATCGGCACGCTGGACGAGCTGCGGGTGATCGCCGCCGCCGTGATCGGGGGCACCGCACTGGCCGGGGGGATCGGCACGATCTACGGCGCGATCCTGGGCGCGCTGATCATGCAGTCGCTGCAATCGGGCATGGCGATGGTCGGCGTGGACGCGCCCTTCCAGAACATCGTCGTCGGCGCCGTGCTGGTCCTCGCCGTTCTTATCGACATCATCTACCGCAAGCGGACGGGAGACGTGTAA